A single region of the Gossypium arboreum isolate Shixiya-1 chromosome 12, ASM2569848v2, whole genome shotgun sequence genome encodes:
- the LOC108478973 gene encoding 21 kDa protein-like: protein MKSLPSISMHFLTLLFFFLHPIPTLGSTGYDTSPTDYIRTSCSATLYPVLCYTSLSGYANPVQQDPAPLARIAIGVSLSKARHIASYVSNLTRETAYGADPQASAALHDCFSNMDDAVDKIHGSLRQMRRLVAPGLESFRFQMGNVQTWMSAALTDEETCTDGFEDVKEGPFKTEVYERAVEVKKLTSNALALVNSYAEKGE from the coding sequence ATGAAATCCCTCCCCTCCATCTCCATGCACTTTCTAACCCTCCTCTTCTTCTTTCTCCACCCAATCCCAACCCTTGGTTCCACCGGCTACGACACCAGCCCCACCGATTACATCCGTACAAGCTGCTCTGCCACATTGTATCCTGTCCTTTGCTACACTTCCCTATCTGGTTACGCCAATCCGGTCCAGCAAGACCCAGCTCCTCTAGCTCGCATCGCCATTGGTGTCAGCCTCTCCAAGGCCCGTCACATAGCATCTTATGTCTCTAACCTCACCCGTGAAACAGCCTACGGCGCTGACCCACAAGCCAGCGCCGCCTTACACGACTGTTTTTCCAACATGGACGATGCCGTGGATAAAATCCATGGTTCGTTAAGGCAAATGCGACGGCTGGTAGCCCCGGGTTTGGAGTCTTTCAGGTTCCAAATGGGGAACGTTCAGACATGGATGAGCGCGGCTTTGACGGACGAAGAGACATGTACAGACgggttcgaagatgtgaaggagGGGCCATTCAAAACGGAGGTGTACGAGAGGGCGGTGGAAGTGAAGAAGCTTACGAGCAATGCTTTGGCGTTGGTTAATAGTTATGCAGAAAAGGGTGAGTAA